The genome window CGGATGGATCAACTTATCATTAACGAGCAAGCGATAAAGCGCTTCAATTTTTTCTTTCGCTGCATTTGTTGCAGAAAAACCACTATAACCACGGTTTTTCGCGTAAGTTTCACCTATCTGGATGGCTTTTTTTAACAACGCCGATTCATTCTTCAATTTTTTCATTAAACATCTCTTTGATAAGGTATTCAGACATAACTGAAGTACCTGATTTAGCTATAAGATTAATA of Thalassotalea insulae contains these proteins:
- a CDS encoding DUF5062 family protein codes for the protein MKKLKNESALLKKAIQIGETYAKNRGYSGFSATNAAKEKIEALYRLLVNDKLIHPLPADQEDLLSMKHKLALWIAKQLPDDHPLLK